A DNA window from Chiloscyllium plagiosum isolate BGI_BamShark_2017 chromosome 9, ASM401019v2, whole genome shotgun sequence contains the following coding sequences:
- the LOC122552662 gene encoding sulfotransferase 6B1-like: MEVKGDGSAEADKADFQARVQGMLEKAKQLKPEELVFRYKGVLYPSVLSSVQTLQALGNFQARPEDLVISSYPKCGFNWVNLLLRDIAFVNQNESEDGKPGVRSQLKLLEFENAGKYEGMQNDPSPRIYGTHSHYNNLPPSIHEKKTKILVVFRNPKDNAVSYYHFCQNNPLLPTYSSWDEFFRKYMTGEVCWGSYFDHALVWEKHFDDENVKIITYEELKEDLAKGVQSIAEFFGLSLSEEQIQKIASRATFQAMSDNAQKTHSSIGKVIFRKGVVGDWKSLFTKEQSEEMDAKFEACLAGTKLGAMLKYDLYCQE, encoded by the exons ATGGAGGTGAAAGGCGATGGGAGTGCAGAGGCTGACAAAGCCGATTTCCAGGCGAGGGTGCAGGGGATGTTGGAGAAAGCGAAGCAGCTAAAACCCGAGGAGCTGGTGTTCCGCTACAAGGGCGTTCTCTACCCCTCGGTGCTGAGCTCAGTCCAAACACTGCAGGCTCTGGGCAACTTCCAGGCTCGTCCCGAAGACCTGGTGATCTCTTCCTACCCCAAATGCG GATTTAATTGGGTGAATCTGTTACTTAGGGATATTGCCTTTGTCAATCAAAATGAATCTGAAGATGGGAAACCTGGAGTTCGGAGTCAACTCAAGTTATTGGAATTTGAAAACGCTGGGAAATATGAG GGAATGCAAAATGATCCATCTCCTCGTATTTATGGCACGCATAGTCATTACAACAATCTACCACCATCTATACATGAGAAGAAAACAAAG atactggtTGTATTTCGCAATCCCAAAGACAATGCAGTGTCCTACTATCACTTCTGTCAGAATAATCCTTTACTGCCCACCTATTCATCTTGGGATGAGTTCTTCAGAAAGTACATGACTGGAGAAG tttgttGGGGCTCCTACTTTGACCATGCTCTTGTGTGGGAGAAACATTTTGATGATGAGAATGTGAAGATTATTACGTATGAAGAGCTGAAAGAG GATTTGGCGAAAGGGGTGCAGTCGATAGCAGAATTCTTCGGCCTGTCTCTGAGTGAGGAACAGATTCAAAAGATTGCCAGCAGAGCTACCTTCCAGGCCATGAGTGACAACGCCCAGAAAACTCACTCCAGCATCGGCAAGGTTATCTTCCGAAAGG GTGTGGTTGGAGACTGGAAATCCCTTTTCACTAAAGAGCAGAGTGAAGAGATGGATGCAAAGTTTGAAGCATGTTTAGCAGGAACAAAATTAGGAGCAATGTTGAAGTATGACCTCTACTGTCAGGAGTAA